One stretch of Streptomyces sp. MMBL 11-1 DNA includes these proteins:
- a CDS encoding nuclear transport factor 2 family protein has product MAEPSPAVAAAIEGELRLLDPVVRVSAELLASLLHPEFREIGTTGRLWTRERIIASLTADDAPRPGPLTASGMRGTQLCADLVHLTFDTESKGIRSHRSSLWRLTPEGWRLYFHQATPFDDEPLDDLREPTPGRP; this is encoded by the coding sequence GTGGCTGAGCCGTCGCCCGCCGTGGCCGCGGCCATCGAGGGCGAGCTACGCCTGCTGGACCCGGTGGTACGGGTCTCCGCCGAGCTCCTCGCCTCGCTGCTGCACCCCGAGTTCCGGGAGATCGGCACCACCGGCCGGCTCTGGACCCGGGAGCGGATCATCGCCTCGCTCACCGCGGACGACGCCCCGCGCCCCGGCCCGCTCACCGCCTCCGGGATGCGGGGGACACAGCTCTGCGCCGACCTGGTGCACCTCACCTTCGACACGGAGTCCAAGGGGATCCGCTCGCACCGCAGCTCCCTGTGGCGGCTGACCCCGGAGGGCTGGCGGCTCTACTTCCACCAGGCGACACCGTTCGACGACGAGCCCCTCGACGACCTCCGTGAGCCCACCCCGGGCCGTCCGTAG
- a CDS encoding DUF1697 domain-containing protein: MTTTYAALLRGINVSGSKRVPMPELRTVLTELGHTGIATYLQSGNAVFRSDSDDEDALAAALEQALRRRFGFAVDCLVRDAGHLAAVAGACPFPAAELEGKQLHVTFFDRPVDADRFADLEAGDFLPEEFRLGDRCLYLYAPDGLGRSKLAVALGRPRHVKGLIATSRNWNTVAKLVEMTRG, encoded by the coding sequence ATGACGACGACGTACGCGGCGCTGCTGCGGGGGATCAACGTGAGCGGCAGCAAGAGGGTCCCCATGCCCGAACTGCGCACCGTGCTCACCGAACTGGGACACACCGGCATCGCCACCTATCTGCAGAGCGGAAACGCCGTCTTCCGGAGCGACAGCGACGACGAGGACGCCCTGGCCGCAGCCCTGGAGCAGGCTCTGCGCCGGCGGTTCGGGTTCGCCGTCGACTGCCTCGTCCGTGACGCCGGCCATCTCGCCGCCGTCGCCGGGGCCTGTCCGTTCCCCGCCGCCGAGCTGGAGGGCAAGCAGCTCCACGTCACCTTCTTCGACCGGCCCGTGGACGCCGACCGCTTCGCGGACCTGGAGGCGGGGGACTTCCTGCCGGAGGAGTTCCGGCTCGGCGACCGCTGCCTGTACCTGTACGCCCCCGACGGGCTCGGCCGCTCCAAGCTGGCGGTCGCGCTGGGGCGCCCCCGCCACGTCAAGGGCCTCATCGCCACCAGCCGCAACTGGAACACCGTGGCGAAGCTCGTGGAGATGACCCGTGGCTGA
- a CDS encoding sirohydrochlorin chelatase yields the protein MTHPALLVIAHGSRDPRHATTVHALTERVRAERPGLRVETAYLEFNAPSVPRVLERLAAEGTDEVVALPLLLTRAFHAKTDIPSVLREARARLPRTHIRQAAVLGPSPLLNATLGRRLREAGIRPGDIPRTGLVLASAGSTDPEAIAVIAEIARELRHTGWCAVRPAFASAVHPGGISRTEDAVRALRADGVERVAVAPYVIAPGRLPDRIMAGAEAAGADVLADVLGPAPELARLLLDRYDEARVPVGASLSA from the coding sequence ATGACGCACCCCGCTCTCCTCGTCATCGCCCACGGCAGCCGCGACCCGCGCCACGCCACGACCGTGCACGCGCTCACCGAGCGGGTCCGTGCCGAGCGGCCGGGGCTGCGTGTGGAGACCGCGTACCTGGAGTTCAACGCCCCTTCCGTGCCCCGGGTGCTGGAGCGCCTGGCAGCGGAGGGGACGGACGAGGTCGTCGCCCTTCCGCTGCTGCTCACCCGGGCGTTCCACGCCAAGACCGACATCCCCTCGGTCCTGCGCGAGGCCCGCGCCCGGCTGCCGCGGACGCACATCCGGCAGGCCGCCGTGCTCGGCCCGTCCCCTCTGCTCAACGCCACCTTGGGGCGGCGGCTGCGGGAGGCCGGGATCCGTCCCGGCGACATCCCCCGGACCGGGCTCGTCCTGGCCTCGGCGGGATCCACAGACCCGGAGGCGATCGCAGTGATCGCTGAAATCGCGCGGGAGCTGCGGCACACCGGTTGGTGCGCCGTGCGGCCTGCGTTCGCCTCCGCTGTTCATCCCGGTGGCATCTCCCGCACCGAGGACGCGGTACGGGCCCTGCGCGCCGACGGCGTGGAGCGGGTGGCGGTGGCCCCGTACGTCATCGCGCCCGGCCGGCTGCCCGACCGCATCATGGCGGGAGCCGAGGCGGCCGGGGCCGACGTGCTCGCCGATGTGCTGGGCCCCGCGCCGGAGTTGGCGCGGCTGCTGCTGGACCGCTACGACGAGGCGCGGGTGCCGGTGGGGGCCTCCCTGTCGGCGTGA
- a CDS encoding ABC transporter permease, translating into MASTDITSSRKRPDGAAGRGGARPDDLAGLEAGLDALDAVQISRTPVREVLLRKVLPPVVAVTLVLLIWELLVRAQVTEVYKLPPPSAVWNSAREMWLAGTLLDVVWTSVSRGLLGFLLAVAIGTPLGLLVARVKLIRAAIGPILSGLQSLPSVAWVAPAVIWLGLNDQMMFAVILLGAVPSIANGLVSGVDQVPPLFLRAGRTLGATGLRGTWHIVLPAALPGYLAGLKQGWAFSWRSLMAAEIIASSPELGLGLGQLLENGRSNFDMPGIFLSILLILFVGIAIDLLIFSPLERWVLRSRGLLVKN; encoded by the coding sequence ATGGCCAGCACTGACATCACGTCGAGCCGGAAGCGGCCGGACGGGGCGGCCGGACGGGGCGGCGCGAGGCCCGACGATCTGGCGGGGCTGGAGGCCGGGCTCGACGCCCTGGACGCCGTGCAGATCAGCCGCACCCCGGTGCGCGAGGTCCTGCTGCGCAAGGTGCTGCCACCGGTCGTGGCGGTGACGCTGGTCCTGCTGATCTGGGAGCTGCTGGTCCGCGCCCAGGTCACGGAGGTCTACAAGCTCCCGCCGCCGTCGGCCGTGTGGAACAGCGCCCGGGAGATGTGGCTGGCGGGCACGCTGCTCGACGTCGTCTGGACCAGCGTCTCGCGCGGCCTGCTCGGCTTCCTGCTCGCGGTCGCCATCGGTACGCCGTTGGGGCTGCTGGTCGCCCGGGTGAAGCTGATCCGGGCCGCGATCGGCCCGATCCTGTCCGGGCTCCAGTCGCTGCCCTCGGTGGCGTGGGTGGCCCCGGCGGTGATCTGGCTCGGGCTGAACGACCAGATGATGTTCGCCGTGATCCTGCTGGGCGCGGTGCCCTCGATCGCCAACGGGCTGGTCTCCGGCGTCGACCAGGTGCCGCCGCTGTTCCTCCGGGCCGGCCGCACGCTGGGCGCGACCGGGCTGCGCGGGACCTGGCACATCGTGCTCCCGGCGGCGCTGCCCGGCTACCTGGCGGGCCTCAAGCAGGGCTGGGCGTTCTCGTGGCGCTCGCTGATGGCCGCCGAGATCATCGCCTCCTCTCCCGAACTGGGTCTGGGGCTCGGGCAGTTGCTGGAGAACGGACGCAGCAACTTCGACATGCCCGGGATCTTCCTCTCGATCCTGCTCATCCTGTTCGTCGGCATCGCGATCGACCTGCTCATCTTCAGTCCGCTGGAGCGGTGGGTGCTGCGCAGCCGCGGTCTCCTCGTCAAGAACTGA
- a CDS encoding ABC transporter ATP-binding protein translates to MATTTLTKAEDRTTVEHAARLAHVSKSFAGPTGQQLVLDDITLDVAPGEFVTLLGASGCGKSTLLNLVAGLDRPSQGSIETPGGRPALMFQEHALFPWLTAGKNIELALRLRGVPKAGRRAEAERLLELVRLGGAYGKRVHELSGGMRQRVAMARALAQDSQLLLMDEPFAALDAITRDVLHDELTRIWRETNASVLFVTHNVREAVRLAQRVVLLSSRPGRIAREWTVDIEQPRRIEDTAVAELSVEITEELRGEIRRHGQH, encoded by the coding sequence ACCACCACCCTCACCAAGGCCGAGGACCGTACGACGGTCGAGCACGCCGCCCGTCTCGCGCACGTCTCGAAGTCCTTCGCCGGACCCACCGGTCAGCAGCTCGTCCTGGACGACATCACGCTCGATGTCGCTCCGGGCGAGTTCGTCACCCTCCTGGGAGCCTCCGGGTGCGGAAAGTCGACGCTGCTCAATCTGGTGGCCGGACTCGACCGCCCGTCCCAGGGGTCCATCGAGACCCCCGGCGGGCGGCCCGCCCTGATGTTCCAGGAGCACGCCCTCTTCCCCTGGCTGACCGCCGGCAAGAACATCGAACTGGCCCTGCGGCTGCGCGGGGTGCCCAAGGCCGGGCGCCGCGCCGAGGCGGAGCGGCTGCTCGAACTCGTACGTCTCGGCGGGGCGTACGGCAAGCGGGTGCACGAGCTGTCCGGGGGTATGCGGCAGCGCGTCGCGATGGCCCGCGCGCTCGCGCAGGACAGTCAACTGCTGTTGATGGACGAGCCGTTCGCGGCGCTCGACGCCATCACCCGCGATGTGCTGCACGACGAGCTGACCCGGATCTGGCGGGAGACGAACGCCTCGGTCCTCTTCGTCACGCACAACGTGCGCGAGGCCGTACGGCTCGCGCAGCGCGTCGTGCTGCTCTCGTCGCGGCCGGGACGCATCGCCAGGGAGTGGACGGTCGACATCGAGCAGCCTCGCCGTATCGAGGACACCGCCGTGGCGGAGCTGTCCGTCGAGATCACCGAAGAACTGCGTGGGGAGATCCGCCGACATGGCCAGCACTGA
- a CDS encoding S8 family peptidase: MAKHQRTRRTKLTAAITAVAAAAGVTLLGTSFAGAAPAPMGTVYGADAATAVSGSYIVMLDEKKADKSELAKEYGGKLKRTYSSSINGFSASGLSETEAKRLAADPAVAKVVQNKKFSIDATQDNPPSWGLDRIDQTETAGDNAYTYPDAGGEGVTAYVIDTGVRVTHEDFEGRATSGFDAVDNDDDADDGNGHGTHVAGTIAGAAHGVAKKANIVAVRVLDDNGSGTTEQVIAGIDWVAANAKGPSVANMSLGGGADPALDEAVQKAIAAGITFGVAAGNESSDAGQGSPSRVPEAITVASSTEADEQSSFSNYGSVVDIYAPGSDITSTWNDSDTGTNTISGTSMATPHVVGAAAVYLAGNQDATPEAVATALTEGATPDAISNATEGTANKLLKVVE, encoded by the coding sequence ATGGCCAAGCACCAGCGCACCCGTCGCACCAAGCTGACCGCCGCGATCACCGCCGTGGCGGCCGCCGCCGGAGTCACCCTTCTCGGTACCTCGTTCGCCGGAGCCGCACCGGCTCCCATGGGCACGGTCTACGGCGCGGACGCCGCGACCGCGGTGTCCGGCAGCTACATCGTGATGCTGGACGAGAAGAAGGCCGACAAGTCCGAGCTCGCGAAGGAGTACGGCGGCAAGCTCAAGCGCACCTACTCCTCCAGCATCAACGGCTTCTCCGCCAGCGGCCTTTCGGAGACCGAGGCCAAGCGCCTCGCCGCCGACCCGGCCGTCGCCAAGGTGGTGCAGAACAAGAAGTTCAGCATCGACGCCACCCAGGACAACCCGCCGTCGTGGGGTCTGGACCGGATCGACCAGACCGAGACCGCGGGCGACAACGCGTACACCTACCCGGACGCCGGAGGCGAGGGCGTCACCGCGTACGTCATCGACACCGGTGTCCGCGTCACCCACGAGGACTTCGAGGGCCGGGCCACCTCCGGCTTTGACGCCGTCGACAACGACGACGACGCCGACGACGGCAACGGGCACGGCACCCACGTGGCGGGCACCATAGCCGGGGCCGCGCACGGCGTCGCCAAGAAGGCGAACATCGTGGCCGTCCGTGTCCTGGACGACAACGGCTCCGGCACCACCGAGCAGGTCATCGCCGGGATCGACTGGGTCGCCGCCAACGCCAAGGGCCCGTCCGTGGCCAACATGAGCCTCGGCGGCGGCGCCGACCCCGCCCTCGACGAGGCCGTCCAGAAGGCCATCGCCGCGGGCATCACCTTCGGTGTGGCCGCCGGCAACGAGTCCAGCGACGCCGGCCAGGGCTCGCCCTCCCGCGTCCCCGAGGCGATCACCGTCGCCTCGTCCACGGAGGCCGACGAGCAGTCGTCGTTCTCCAATTACGGGTCGGTCGTGGACATCTACGCCCCGGGCTCGGACATCACCTCCACCTGGAACGACAGCGACACCGGCACCAACACCATCTCCGGTACGTCCATGGCCACCCCGCACGTCGTCGGTGCGGCCGCCGTCTACCTGGCGGGCAACCAGGACGCGACCCCGGAGGCCGTCGCCACGGCGCTCACCGAGGGAGCCACCCCGGACGCCATCAGCAACGCCACCGAAGGCACGGCCAACAAGCTCCTCAAGGTCGTCGAGTAG